In Ruminococcaceae bacterium R-25, one genomic interval encodes:
- a CDS encoding beta-galactosidase/beta-glucuronidase, with amino-acid sequence MEFTYSNDGFLPYSSFDYIFSERQMPEFGKVASPFMKPLKTWKFYLANGQSEIPFGVMNSSFDDSDWPLVNCPSTWQTEGFGLPQNLIYDYPERLAQDVARKEETISDKYVLKSVGNDDDEVGIYRTTVVFNPSDIDRALYLETSGICGSFKVFINDKLLCNSHAVFTRKRLLISGLVRAGVNQITIIVNRYDRDDDGHIILDMMNFGFSGIFRPIMIVEDSLLELSNLHLQLEYVPSAYISEVAKMGQIATRSSVSRVPHGDFMIKVDFAMRNHTNYMIPYSVRISLLEARAEYDPYKLPFVNIKGQSEPVVGVVDALKETRASTDFVAIDVAQWSDCTPVQYDIVFEVMDSEGKVICAKKKRFGFRTTEIVQDKLNINDRRVNLMLVKYYEFDPQNGIAVSLDRMRQDIILMKRAGINGVIADGMPLSDEFLNLCDQYGMYVIATSADFYMRDYVESAMNHPSVVMWGFQKYHFNYELAHRVKHECLRIDNTRPWYCEAVIASAANKKAKPVDRISDIKPLPSEAGAVFGPWEDLCLDRKKIFDLNRTGRNLFETIPGRTRFTDDDTPYKWIHHADLVGGKQKENSCIGQGIVDAERNPHPIYLDIKKQCQSIAIFATAGDPATLTMRNSNQFGYTDELDLEWKILLGGRAIMSGRGMIPEIEPFGSRTLKFPFATEVFTTPGWAQGKAEFIEMYMNALSKEVVFDITLKLHKDTYYAKAGYEVAFYQDVLTDNIASPVAEPADLAMGLRSGEKAPSNESAMQLGSGKKDPDSALLDTGVDLDQALLTEEDSGRVERMTDNKELTGFTERFDSSDAPMDEKLVDVITHNAVYTVPHGLYVGKGDLKIGFGRNPGSLESLEIAGYNFLKGPLAPSFYRCPSNIDRTDRSFVLARTVFSKESDYEHIQESIKFVGSEYGSRDGEFTMISRYKSFAMHGEVIVFYEVPRADTLRVTLDFKPKYDMVRYGIRFPIVKDDCVCSWYGRGPGESYVDRKNAARLGVYSAGAGKIYHPYARPAENSSHTDTQVVKITNGDGDSIEIRRIGYNPKFDFTVLPYTPEQMNEFLHEEQLMNNDFCEFFCDFAAKEIERTKDNITSQPVKKDVKYRETFEIRLVPGQRVIGEA; translated from the coding sequence TTGGAATTTACATATTCGAATGACGGCTTTTTGCCTTATTCATCTTTTGACTATATCTTCAGCGAACGACAGATGCCGGAGTTCGGCAAAGTAGCTTCACCTTTTATGAAGCCGCTTAAGACCTGGAAGTTCTATTTGGCGAACGGACAGTCTGAGATTCCTTTCGGAGTTATGAATTCGTCTTTTGATGATTCAGACTGGCCTTTGGTAAACTGTCCTTCCACATGGCAGACAGAAGGTTTCGGACTTCCTCAGAACCTTATCTACGATTATCCTGAAAGACTTGCTCAGGATGTTGCAAGAAAAGAAGAGACAATAAGCGACAAGTATGTGCTTAAGTCTGTCGGAAATGATGACGATGAAGTCGGTATCTACAGAACCACAGTCGTATTTAATCCTTCCGATATCGACAGAGCTCTTTACCTTGAGACATCAGGTATCTGCGGAAGCTTCAAGGTCTTTATAAATGACAAGCTGTTATGCAATTCCCACGCAGTCTTCACGAGAAAGAGACTTCTTATCTCCGGCCTTGTAAGGGCAGGCGTCAACCAGATAACGATAATCGTTAACCGTTATGACAGGGACGATGACGGCCATATTATCCTCGACATGATGAACTTCGGTTTTTCAGGTATCTTCAGACCGATAATGATCGTTGAAGATTCTTTGCTCGAATTATCGAACCTGCATCTTCAGTTGGAATACGTTCCTTCGGCTTATATCTCAGAAGTAGCGAAGATGGGGCAGATAGCTACACGTTCATCTGTATCCCGTGTCCCTCACGGCGACTTCATGATCAAGGTCGACTTTGCGATGAGAAATCATACAAATTATATGATCCCTTATTCTGTCCGTATTTCGCTCCTTGAGGCGAGGGCAGAGTACGATCCTTATAAACTACCGTTCGTTAACATTAAGGGCCAGAGTGAGCCTGTAGTGGGCGTTGTCGATGCATTGAAGGAAACGCGTGCGAGCACGGACTTCGTAGCTATTGACGTTGCACAGTGGTCTGACTGCACACCTGTACAGTACGACATCGTTTTCGAAGTAATGGACTCCGAAGGAAAAGTCATCTGCGCGAAGAAAAAGAGATTCGGTTTCAGAACAACAGAGATCGTTCAGGACAAGCTCAATATCAACGACAGAAGAGTAAACCTGATGCTCGTTAAATACTATGAATTCGATCCGCAGAACGGTATTGCCGTATCTTTGGACCGTATGCGCCAGGACATCATCCTCATGAAGCGTGCGGGAATCAACGGCGTTATCGCTGACGGTATGCCTTTATCGGACGAGTTCTTAAACCTCTGCGACCAGTACGGTATGTATGTCATCGCGACATCTGCTGATTTCTATATGAGAGATTATGTCGAATCTGCGATGAATCACCCTTCAGTCGTAATGTGGGGCTTCCAGAAATATCACTTCAACTATGAGCTTGCTCACAGAGTAAAACATGAGTGCTTAAGGATCGATAACACAAGGCCGTGGTATTGTGAGGCTGTTATCGCATCTGCTGCAAACAAGAAGGCAAAGCCTGTTGACAGGATCTCTGATATCAAGCCTCTTCCGAGCGAAGCAGGTGCTGTTTTCGGACCTTGGGAAGACCTTTGTCTTGATAGAAAAAAGATCTTTGACCTTAACAGGACTGGAAGAAATCTTTTCGAGACGATCCCCGGAAGAACCAGATTTACTGATGATGACACACCTTATAAGTGGATCCATCACGCAGACCTGGTCGGCGGAAAGCAGAAAGAAAATTCCTGTATCGGACAGGGAATCGTTGACGCTGAGCGTAACCCGCATCCTATCTATCTTGATATCAAGAAGCAGTGCCAGTCGATAGCGATCTTTGCTACAGCCGGCGATCCTGCAACTCTTACGATGCGCAACTCCAACCAGTTCGGATATACAGATGAGCTCGATCTTGAGTGGAAGATATTGCTCGGCGGAAGAGCGATCATGTCCGGCAGGGGAATGATCCCTGAGATAGAACCCTTTGGTTCCAGGACATTGAAGTTCCCGTTTGCAACGGAAGTATTTACTACACCCGGCTGGGCACAGGGCAAGGCAGAGTTTATCGAGATGTATATGAACGCACTTTCGAAGGAAGTCGTTTTCGACATCACGTTAAAGCTCCACAAAGACACCTATTACGCAAAGGCTGGATATGAAGTGGCATTCTATCAGGATGTCCTTACTGACAATATCGCAAGCCCTGTAGCAGAGCCTGCTGATCTTGCCATGGGTCTTAGAAGCGGCGAAAAGGCACCTTCTAATGAATCTGCAATGCAGCTCGGTTCAGGAAAGAAGGATCCTGATAGTGCGCTTCTCGATACCGGCGTTGACTTAGACCAGGCGCTTCTTACTGAAGAAGACAGCGGCAGGGTAGAGCGAATGACTGATAACAAGGAGCTCACAGGCTTTACAGAGAGATTTGACAGCTCAGATGCTCCTATGGATGAAAAGCTTGTTGACGTTATCACCCATAATGCTGTTTATACTGTTCCTCACGGACTTTATGTCGGTAAGGGCGATCTGAAGATCGGTTTCGGCAGAAATCCCGGAAGCTTAGAGAGCCTTGAGATCGCTGGATATAACTTCCTTAAGGGACCTCTCGCACCAAGCTTTTACCGTTGTCCTTCCAATATCGACAGAACGGACAGGAGCTTCGTTCTTGCAAGGACCGTTTTCTCAAAAGAGAGCGATTACGAGCATATCCAGGAATCCATTAAGTTTGTAGGTTCGGAATATGGCTCAAGGGACGGCGAATTTACCATGATCTCACGCTATAAGTCCTTTGCGATGCATGGCGAGGTTATCGTTTTCTATGAAGTGCCCAGAGCTGATACATTGAGAGTCACACTGGACTTCAAGCCCAAGTACGATATGGTCAGATACGGAATAAGATTCCCGATCGTAAAAGACGACTGCGTATGCTCATGGTACGGCAGAGGCCCTGGTGAATCTTATGTTGACCGTAAGAATGCAGCAAGGTTAGGCGTTTATTCTGCAGGTGCAGGAAAGATCTATCACCCGTATGCAAGACCTGCCGAGAACTCATCTCACACGGATACACAGGTCGTTAAGATCACGAACGGCGACGGCGACTCGATCGAGATCAGAAGGATCGGTTATAACCCGAAGTTTGACTTTACGGTCCTTCCTTATACACCTGAGCAGATGAACGAGTTCTTACACGAAGAGCAGTTAATGAATAACGATTTTTGCGAATTCTTCTGCGACTTCGCTGCTAAAGAGATCGAGCGTACAAAAGACAATATCACATCACAGCCCGTCAAGAAGGATGTTAAGTACAGAGAGACATTTGAGATCCGCCTTGTACCCGGGCAGCGCGTTATAGGAGAAGCATGA
- a CDS encoding NAD(P)H-hydrate epimerase has translation MPIAVSTEVMRASDKWTIENLVPSKELMARAGRAIFEQVDWKGPVGIICGKGNNAGDGFVVASLLKDHGIDCEIVLLFEDAFSEDGRYFYDKCLEKGVRTVSEGNYGAYNTILDCIFGTGFKGEVKEPAKSAIEKINASGAYVVSADINSGLNGDTGLGDLYVISDMTVSIGTFKYGHFLGNANAAMKNKVNCDIGIKIIGETKELS, from the coding sequence ATGCCTATTGCAGTATCGACAGAAGTAATGAGAGCAAGCGATAAGTGGACTATCGAAAACCTTGTCCCGTCCAAAGAATTAATGGCAAGAGCAGGTAGGGCTATTTTCGAACAGGTGGACTGGAAAGGTCCTGTCGGAATTATCTGCGGAAAAGGAAATAATGCCGGTGACGGATTTGTAGTCGCATCGCTCCTTAAAGATCACGGGATCGACTGTGAGATCGTCCTGCTCTTCGAGGATGCCTTCTCGGAGGACGGCAGGTATTTCTATGACAAGTGTCTCGAAAAAGGCGTCAGGACTGTATCTGAGGGTAATTACGGCGCTTATAACACCATTCTCGATTGTATTTTCGGAACAGGATTTAAGGGCGAGGTCAAAGAACCTGCGAAATCTGCCATAGAAAAGATCAATGCTTCCGGTGCGTATGTGGTCTCAGCCGACATCAACAGCGGGCTTAACGGCGATACTGGTTTGGGTGACCTCTATGTCATTTCCGACATGACAGTATCTATCGGCACGTTTAAATACGGCCATTTTTTGGGGAATGCTAACGCTGCGATGAAGAATAAGGTAAACTGTGATATAGGAATAAAGATAATAGGCGAGACAAAAGAATTGTCTTGA
- a CDS encoding maltose O-acetyltransferase has product MDNKERMIANLPYKSWMDGLNEERMECKKKLYEYNNMRPDMQAEREKLLREILGKTKEGYLCIESPFHCDYGYNIEVGADFFANYNFIVLDVGKVKIGDHFMCGPNVQICTAGHPIHPESRNSGYEYGIDITIGENVWIGGNVLVCPGVTIGNNVVIGGGSVVTKDIPDNVVAVGNPCRPVREITEADRDFYFKDRRFDVDDYK; this is encoded by the coding sequence ATGGATAACAAAGAAAGAATGATAGCAAACCTGCCTTATAAGTCCTGGATGGACGGCTTAAACGAAGAACGCATGGAGTGTAAAAAGAAGCTCTACGAGTACAACAATATGCGTCCTGATATGCAGGCAGAAAGAGAAAAGCTCCTCCGCGAGATCTTAGGAAAGACCAAGGAAGGGTATCTTTGCATCGAATCACCGTTCCACTGCGATTACGGATATAACATTGAAGTCGGCGCAGACTTTTTCGCCAACTACAACTTTATAGTGCTCGATGTGGGCAAGGTTAAGATCGGCGACCACTTCATGTGCGGCCCTAATGTACAGATCTGCACAGCAGGACATCCTATCCATCCGGAGTCCCGTAACTCAGGCTATGAGTACGGAATCGATATAACTATCGGCGAGAATGTTTGGATCGGAGGCAATGTTCTCGTCTGCCCGGGCGTTACTATCGGCAATAATGTCGTGATCGGCGGCGGAAGCGTAGTAACCAAGGACATTCCCGACAATGTGGTCGCTGTAGGCAATCCCTGCCGTCCTGTAAGGGAGATCACGGAAGCTGACAGAGACTTCTATTTCAAGGACAGAAGATTCGACGTCGACGACTATAAGTGA
- a CDS encoding OFA family oxalate/formate antiporter-like MFS transporter: MNKWTRAAIPALLIHCSIGTVYCWSTFKQSIANAIEMTPFAVGWAFSFAIFFLGMSAAFAGKIVEQNIHRSSLISAICFTTGMLGTGATIHFFKGPLALILIYIFYGCIMGIGLGIGYLTPVKTLMLWFKDNKGLATGISIMGFGLAKAIATPIMEFLQNQFGIAPMFFILGCVYFVMMFAGHLLLKKPEGWVEDKAVNNSFKATSMFKDKTFIGIWLIFYINIHCGLMLITYEKQLLNEKFAGLAILATIVAVVPSITAVCNALGRIGYSTVSDKMKDRATVYGIIFLSCVLLCGLSAVAGNGWVIIVLLMVINLGYGGGFSTLPALLESRFGMKNISKIHGLSLSAWAVAGITGNNLSEIILQNTNNNYTVIIITAMILYAVAGVIYFTMVKAKKS; this comes from the coding sequence ATGAATAAATGGACCAGAGCGGCTATACCGGCATTGTTGATTCACTGTTCTATCGGTACGGTCTATTGTTGGAGCACTTTTAAGCAGTCTATTGCTAATGCTATTGAGATGACCCCGTTTGCCGTGGGCTGGGCATTCAGCTTTGCGATCTTCTTCCTGGGAATGTCCGCTGCTTTTGCAGGCAAGATAGTTGAGCAGAATATTCACAGGTCATCTTTGATCTCGGCTATATGTTTTACGACAGGTATGCTCGGAACAGGCGCAACGATCCATTTCTTTAAGGGACCTTTGGCGCTTATCCTGATCTACATTTTCTACGGATGCATAATGGGCATCGGCTTAGGTATAGGTTACTTAACGCCTGTAAAGACCCTGATGCTATGGTTTAAGGACAACAAGGGCCTTGCAACAGGTATCTCGATCATGGGATTCGGACTTGCAAAGGCTATTGCTACTCCGATAATGGAGTTCCTGCAGAATCAGTTCGGCATAGCTCCGATGTTCTTTATCCTCGGATGCGTTTATTTTGTCATGATGTTTGCAGGCCATCTCCTTCTTAAGAAACCTGAGGGATGGGTCGAGGATAAGGCTGTTAACAACAGCTTTAAGGCTACATCGATGTTTAAGGACAAGACCTTCATCGGTATCTGGCTCATCTTCTATATCAATATCCACTGCGGTCTTATGCTTATCACCTATGAAAAGCAGCTCTTAAATGAGAAGTTCGCAGGACTTGCGATTCTTGCGACGATCGTTGCCGTAGTCCCTTCGATCACGGCTGTATGCAACGCTTTGGGACGCATAGGTTATTCCACTGTTTCAGATAAGATGAAGGACAGGGCAACCGTATATGGAATTATCTTCCTGTCATGCGTTTTGCTCTGCGGCCTCAGTGCTGTTGCAGGCAATGGTTGGGTCATCATTGTGTTACTCATGGTGATCAACCTGGGTTATGGCGGCGGTTTCTCAACATTGCCGGCGCTTTTGGAATCAAGATTCGGCATGAAGAATATTTCAAAGATCCACGGCCTTTCATTGTCTGCATGGGCTGTTGCCGGAATTACAGGCAATAATCTTTCTGAGATCATTTTGCAGAACACGAATAACAACTACACGGTAATAATCATTACTGCCATGATCCTTTACGCTGTTGCAGGCGTTATCTATTTCACGATGGTAAAGGCGAAGAAATCCTGA
- a CDS encoding DNA-binding response OmpR family regulator → MSRILIVEDDEDIGAVLQKELMKDGYEVLRAVTGTEGRMMLGTNPDLILMDLMLPGLTGEELLTHIPKETPVIAVSARSSIDDKVSLLSSGCVDYITKPFDIKELKARVIAALRTVENKKSSNVITCGDMTIDTDKHEVKIEGKELKLTRTEYAILKMLASGDGRVISKSELLDLIKSETPDCTESSVKVHVSNLRKKIKEITDIEYVEAVWGIGFKLKGDT, encoded by the coding sequence ATGAGCAGAATATTGATCGTTGAAGATGATGAAGATATCGGTGCAGTCCTTCAAAAAGAACTGATGAAGGACGGCTATGAAGTCCTGCGCGCCGTAACGGGAACGGAAGGCCGCATGATGCTCGGCACTAATCCTGATCTGATCCTTATGGATCTCATGCTGCCGGGTCTTACGGGCGAAGAACTCCTTACGCATATCCCTAAGGAAACTCCCGTAATAGCAGTAAGCGCAAGGTCTTCGATCGATGACAAGGTATCCCTCTTATCCAGCGGATGCGTTGACTATATAACCAAACCCTTTGATATTAAGGAGCTCAAAGCGAGGGTAATAGCAGCGCTTCGTACAGTGGAGAATAAGAAGAGTTCGAATGTCATCACATGCGGTGATATGACCATCGATACCGACAAGCATGAAGTAAAGATAGAAGGTAAAGAATTAAAGCTTACGAGGACAGAATACGCGATATTGAAGATGCTGGCATCAGGTGACGGACGCGTAATATCCAAGTCGGAGCTCTTAGACCTTATAAAGAGCGAGACTCCCGATTGTACGGAGAGCTCGGTCAAGGTTCATGTAAGCAACTTAAGAAAGAAGATAAAAGAAATTACCGATATTGAATATGTGGAAGCAGTATGGGGCATAGGCTTCAAGCTGAAAGGAGACACTTAA
- a CDS encoding ABC-type glycerol-3-phosphate transport system substrate-binding protein, whose protein sequence is MKTRKDLKLISALLALLIALPASSCSSKKKKYEVIKETDPWFEVTSFETANLYPSNKYEYSWFEVVGATEDSVYLMAEASKYYDGDYNKLTDEELLQLYEQSILRYSFDGELLEKTNAISYQDGKFRTVQKAWISDGRMNLLERIIERNKDNTESDRGYLLNGEELTIPESSWHVAEKTSISDIYTTNDYKVFSLYDDKWNDEFLVVVKPDGSQYEPDFSNIFQYGISGIGEMIPAENGKVIFQVLLQNELSYVKMDLATGEASELKGLYGSEDTYMLEYCNGKTVSRDLKGLNLVDAESGTLKQLFDYSNVDESFYDVIDTQTLYVSDDGNDIVLGGYVYDNSYYYSGDVYKIMHLKRADRNPNAGKTVLTLSLGEDAYPEYSDLYAAKIYNRQDNPCFIKFVMPYDESGEYQDVNADILLLYNPVADPSDSSRYLDLAPYFNFSDASYKQEYFSNALDAAKSGSSIYRIPLDISASGIITDVSNVPSGKQGFTFDEYKKFLNDKCNGTDPISKTKGFEMSKQEYFTKLFLNMSDVFIKDGKVNLEGEDFRNLMLFVDEYGSDISAGSNGLGFGYVTEHNRSVYEAEMEIDAVLSGKSAEIEGKIGAVYGNFYSFENYLDRYRLFGSNIGVYGLPSYDGRGPLTVSSEFVSVSLDTKFPDACADFVKLLLSYDVQCHKESNPINRKALRYIAEKKLDYYNSSIDEESKSDRSVKKAKLGPEAIDKYEEILSSSYGGISAGSSIESILREESSAYFNGQKSLDDVITVMQKRLQTVIDESK, encoded by the coding sequence ATGAAAACTAGAAAAGACCTAAAACTCATTTCTGCTCTTTTGGCATTGCTCATTGCATTGCCTGCATCTTCATGCTCTTCAAAAAAGAAAAAATACGAAGTCATCAAGGAAACCGATCCCTGGTTTGAAGTAACTTCGTTTGAAACAGCCAATCTCTATCCCTCCAACAAATATGAATACTCATGGTTTGAGGTTGTCGGAGCGACTGAAGACTCAGTCTATTTAATGGCCGAAGCTTCGAAGTATTACGATGGAGATTATAATAAACTTACAGATGAGGAACTTCTCCAATTATATGAACAGTCCATTCTGAGATACTCTTTCGATGGCGAACTCCTGGAAAAGACAAATGCTATTTCTTATCAGGACGGAAAGTTCAGAACAGTCCAGAAGGCGTGGATATCAGACGGCAGGATGAATCTTCTGGAACGTATCATTGAGAGAAACAAAGACAATACAGAAAGCGACAGAGGCTATCTGTTAAATGGCGAAGAATTAACAATTCCCGAGTCCAGCTGGCACGTAGCAGAAAAAACGTCCATCAGTGATATCTATACAACAAATGATTACAAGGTATTCTCTTTATACGATGACAAATGGAATGACGAATTTTTAGTAGTCGTAAAACCTGACGGCAGTCAATATGAACCGGACTTCAGCAATATTTTCCAGTATGGTATATCCGGCATTGGTGAGATGATTCCGGCGGAAAACGGCAAAGTCATTTTCCAAGTATTATTACAGAATGAACTCTCATATGTAAAGATGGATCTTGCTACCGGCGAAGCATCCGAACTCAAAGGTCTTTACGGCAGCGAAGATACATACATGCTCGAATACTGCAACGGCAAGACCGTATCACGTGACCTTAAGGGTCTGAATTTGGTTGATGCTGAATCAGGAACTCTGAAACAGTTATTCGATTACAGTAATGTTGATGAATCATTTTACGATGTCATTGACACCCAGACTCTTTATGTTTCAGATGACGGTAACGATATTGTCTTAGGCGGATATGTTTACGACAACTCATATTATTATTCGGGTGATGTTTATAAGATAATGCATCTGAAGAGAGCTGACAGAAATCCCAACGCCGGCAAGACGGTATTAACGCTGTCGCTTGGTGAAGATGCATATCCCGAGTATTCGGATCTCTATGCGGCAAAGATCTATAACAGACAGGATAATCCCTGCTTTATCAAGTTCGTTATGCCCTACGATGAATCAGGCGAATACCAGGACGTAAATGCTGACATTCTGCTGCTTTATAACCCTGTAGCTGACCCATCTGACAGCAGCCGTTATCTTGATCTTGCACCGTACTTCAACTTCAGCGATGCATCCTATAAGCAGGAATATTTTTCCAATGCATTGGATGCAGCTAAGTCAGGCAGTTCTATATACCGTATACCTTTGGATATCAGCGCATCCGGAATCATCACCGATGTCTCCAACGTTCCTTCAGGAAAACAGGGATTCACATTCGATGAATATAAGAAATTCTTAAATGACAAATGCAACGGCACCGATCCGATAAGCAAGACCAAAGGCTTTGAGATGAGTAAGCAGGAATACTTCACAAAGCTTTTCCTCAACATGAGTGATGTTTTCATTAAGGACGGGAAAGTTAATCTCGAAGGTGAAGATTTCAGAAATCTCATGTTGTTCGTTGATGAATACGGAAGTGATATTTCTGCCGGTTCAAATGGCCTTGGGTTCGGTTATGTCACTGAACACAACCGTTCTGTTTACGAAGCCGAAATGGAAATAGATGCAGTTCTCTCCGGCAAGTCAGCAGAGATTGAAGGAAAGATCGGAGCAGTTTACGGCAATTTCTATTCTTTCGAAAACTATTTGGACAGATATAGGCTCTTCGGCAGCAACATCGGCGTTTACGGCCTCCCTTCCTACGACGGCAGAGGTCCCTTAACTGTATCAAGCGAATTCGTAAGCGTCTCACTTGACACGAAATTCCCTGATGCCTGCGCAGATTTCGTAAAGCTCCTTCTCTCTTACGATGTCCAGTGTCATAAGGAATCCAATCCGATCAACCGCAAGGCACTCCGCTACATAGCTGAAAAGAAACTTGACTACTATAACTCAAGTATCGACGAAGAGAGCAAATCCGATCGTTCCGTCAAGAAAGCAAAACTCGGTCCTGAAGCCATCGATAAATATGAGGAGATCTTATCTTCCTCATATGGCGGAATAAGCGCAGGAAGCTCAATCGAAAGCATTTTAAGAGAAGAATCTTCTGCATACTTTAACGGTCAGAAATCATTGGATGACGTTATCACTGTTATGCAGAAGCGCCTTCAGACCGTAATAGACGAATCCAAATAA
- a CDS encoding 4-amino-4-deoxy-L-arabinose transferase-like glycosyltransferase: protein MTDINARNNSKRIVPILIFNAVLVVLAMLRAGLCITTTDEVFNIGQSFRTIQGNLFLVENWDYFQTGDSFLTPFLYVFYRITGSTEGIVLFSRIVFIVLQVLLSVLMYKILSRFFERIGAFFAAAIYSTAVSFLLFYMWYDNWEIYFRLIGLFLVFYVIAGEKADNKNSYILVFIAGIVHAFMVFAYPTMVAVFIYVLVLLFAYKRKQSARANTFRAVAYISGAALVFAVFVVYVLINGVGNLFIFNNVMSEAGLSSTGRSGFFAFASTISKIKALIVENVIHYMFALLLFAVDIVILYVFRKSKKCVLLFCTIMIAGCIVLLLMTVFRSDSLNTLMTYLSIYTIPLYILIRKKSERTGKYKDLIMVLSVSSLIAGIVYSMTALDGAIKFSAGARAGAIVTVVMLFEVIKMSDLKIGNKTAFGIIASLMMILNVFALYSFSFEGLKPYDCNTMIKSGIYKGIIDIPVSAKRYETVEKDLASVITEGDKTITCGPYAMEFYLMSDLKPNAANLWGVNNTALLFAYYEKYYGEPDIIVLHDSAWDETSPEFINFVDEKYNLVKYTDGFLIYHHN from the coding sequence ATGACAGATATAAATGCGCGGAATAATTCGAAAAGAATAGTACCGATACTTATATTTAATGCTGTATTGGTTGTTTTGGCGATGTTAAGGGCCGGCCTTTGTATCACTACTACTGACGAGGTGTTTAATATCGGTCAGTCATTCAGAACTATACAAGGAAATCTTTTTCTCGTTGAGAACTGGGATTATTTCCAGACAGGCGATTCTTTCCTTACTCCATTCCTTTACGTTTTTTATAGGATAACGGGTTCTACTGAAGGGATAGTTTTATTTTCAAGGATCGTATTCATAGTCCTCCAGGTTCTGCTGTCGGTGTTAATGTATAAGATACTTTCCAGGTTCTTTGAACGTATCGGAGCCTTCTTTGCAGCAGCGATCTATTCGACGGCTGTTTCATTTCTACTCTTTTACATGTGGTACGACAACTGGGAGATCTACTTCAGATTGATTGGTTTATTTCTGGTCTTCTATGTAATAGCCGGTGAAAAGGCAGATAATAAGAATTCATATATCCTGGTATTCATTGCAGGTATTGTACATGCCTTTATGGTATTTGCTTATCCGACGATGGTGGCTGTTTTCATCTATGTTTTGGTTTTGCTTTTCGCTTATAAGAGAAAGCAATCAGCAAGAGCAAATACTTTCAGGGCAGTAGCTTATATTTCGGGAGCTGCGCTGGTTTTTGCAGTTTTCGTGGTATACGTGCTTATAAACGGAGTCGGTAATCTCTTTATTTTTAATAATGTTATGTCTGAAGCCGGCCTGTCTTCAACAGGAAGGTCAGGATTCTTTGCTTTTGCGAGTACAATTTCGAAGATAAAAGCTCTTATCGTTGAGAATGTTATCCACTATATGTTTGCATTGCTCTTGTTTGCTGTTGATATCGTGATCTTATATGTTTTCCGTAAGAGCAAAAAGTGTGTGCTGCTTTTCTGCACGATAATGATCGCAGGCTGCATAGTGCTCCTTCTGATGACAGTTTTCCGTTCAGACAGCCTTAATACATTAATGACTTATCTGTCGATCTATACGATCCCTCTTTATATTTTGATCAGAAAGAAATCTGAAAGGACAGGAAAATATAAAGATCTCATAATGGTTCTTTCTGTATCTTCTTTGATAGCAGGCATTGTCTATTCAATGACAGCTTTGGACGGAGCGATCAAGTTTTCTGCCGGAGCTAGAGCCGGCGCCATAGTAACCGTGGTCATGCTCTTTGAAGTAATAAAGATGAGTGATTTGAAAATCGGCAATAAGACTGCTTTTGGAATAATTGCTTCACTGATGATGATACTGAATGTTTTTGCATTGTATTCATTTTCGTTCGAGGGACTAAAGCCATATGACTGCAATACTATGATCAAGTCAGGAATATATAAGGGCATTATTGATATCCCGGTAAGTGCTAAGAGATATGAGACTGTCGAAAAAGATCTTGCATCAGTTATAACTGAAGGCGACAAGACGATCACATGCGGTCCTTATGCAATGGAGTTCTATCTGATGTCTGATCTGAAACCCAATGCGGCTAACCTTTGGGGTGTTAACAATACAGCGCTGTTATTTGCATATTATGAAAAGTATTACGGAGAACCCGACATAATAGTCTTACATGATTCTGCTTGGGATGAGACTAGTCCGGAGTTTATCAACTTTGTTGATGAAAAATATAATCTTGTGAAATACACTGACGGATTCTTGATCTATCATCACAATTAA